The Leptodactylus fuscus isolate aLepFus1 chromosome 5, aLepFus1.hap2, whole genome shotgun sequence genome segment GACCGAGCTCCGAGGGATCTGGTGCTGTGTAAGTCACACAATACAGGGCCGGAACCAGTCTGGAGGACACTCATGTATTATCACAAATGGTACCCAGAGGAAGTGCTGAAGCCCTGACAGTTTCCCCAAATATCTTCTCCCTCAGAGATTTGTGCTCCTCGAGACGAACATGGTATCCCGATACAAGTCAGAATTCTTCGAGATTGAGAAAATCGGGGCAGGAGAATTTGGAGCAGTCTATAAGTGTGTAAAGAGACTGGACGGCTGTGTCTATGCTATAAAGAGGTCCAAGAGGCCGCTAGCCGGATCCATGGACGAGTGAGTAATGTATAAGCCACAACTATCAATGCTGACATCACTGTTGTATGGCTGGCTCTGGGGCCCTGCTTACAAGTCACTTGTGAGTCTGTTATGGAGAACTGAAGCTTATTTCTGTATGCAGGCAGCGGGCATTAAGAGAAGTCTATGCTCATGCCGTACTGGGCCTCCACCCACACGTTGTGCGATATTACTCTGCTTGGGCTGAAGACGACCACATGGTCATACAGAACGAATACTGCAATGGTAAGACCGTGGACACGCCTAATAATGGGGGTTTATCATTGAGAAAGATGTCTTGTGACTATATAGCGTACCCCTTTATGGAGTTTTGGGCTGCCAAATATTTCTAGACCCTTTCTATTCTAGTCTAAGGCCTGAtttacatctgcgcatgggtttccgtttaggggtctgcttgggaacataatccacataaaaaaagcagATACCTTagtaaacccgcagaccccatagactataatggggtccatgtggtttccgcacgaaaaagtggagagaaaagtgctgcttcagGGCTTATCTccgtatttttcatgcagaaagggGAATGGAATGACCTGAACGTAGATGTGAGCCGGGCCTAAGGGTGTATCTTTATGTGGAACCGCTTTCTTTTGGCTTCATTGATTCTAAAACCTAAAATAAACTGGGTTAGGAGTCTTGGTGTTTCCATGTTTACAGACTACAGACAAgtcttgtgtagtctgatcctgtagttTTGTCAAGTTTTCTCTTCTGTAGTCTGTTACCAGCCTTTATAGGGGCAGTAGCCCTAACCTGCTTATATCTCTAGTAATATAATTGTACCTGGGTTGTGCGGATCGTCGTACCCTataatactggtatataatgtCCTTGTATCAGGTGGCAGTCTGCAGGATGTGATCATGGAGAACATGAAGAGCGGGCAGCTGGTGAGAGAGCAAGAGCTGAAGGAGATTCTTCTACAAGTGTCCATGGGGCTGAAGTATATACACAGCTCGGGCCTGGTACACATGGACATCAAGCCAAGTGGGTACCAGTTTACATTAGTggtgtacaggattagaaaaacatggctgcttggaTGCAAAAACAGCAGAGCACCTCTTGGGTCGTCTGATATGACAGCCAAGTTCCATGTTGTACTAATCTTGGCCCACCCCAAAATAGAAGACAAGTTGCTCCTAAATCTCCGACTTTTTACATACAACATGCCGTCCTTGTCTTAGGTAATATCTTCATCTGTCGGAGGTTGACTGAAGTGGGACAGGAGGACAGTGATGGAGAAGATGAGATTTCCTCCACCAGCGTCCTGTATAAGattggtgtgtattatgatgttacaTGGTGTCCTCATGGGTATAGGAATGGACTGGACTGTATATGGAGAACCTTTATGGACTTCTCTTGGTTTCAGGTGACCTTGGTCATGTCACTTCTATCGCAAACCCACAAGTGGAGGAAGGAGACAGCAGGTTCTTGGCCAATGAGATCTTACAGgaggcaagtaaaaaaaaaataaatatgggTTTTGCAGAtgccatcttaaagggatcctatcattgggtaccctttttttctgactaacgtgtaggaatagccttaagagaggctattctcctacctttgatgtcttctctgcaccgccgttcggtagtaatccgggttttcttcagtatgcaaataagttctctcgcagcactgggggcatccccaatgctgcgaaagatctccagcgccgctttcatcttcttctggaacaccctctccctgtgtcttcctcTGTCCTGGCTTTAAATCTTCTagtcctcaggcagagccgacagctcatgcccaggccacaacaaaatggccactCACACCAGATTACTGTGTAAACCCgattttctaccaaacggtggtgtggagaagacctctaaaggtaggagaagaatagcttttcttaaggctattcctatgtgttagtcagaaaaaagggtaaccaatgataggatcccttttaaaggGAGTTGTGACATGGCAATATCTGAGGGCTATCCATGTAACAGATCTAAATACAGATGGGATCCACAacaatcaggtttttttttgttgttttttttccccccgggACTGTCTAATTGACCTATCCCTGGGAAAGGTCACAATTGAAGACTCTTGGGGGGTCTGACATCGGAGACCCCTGTGCATCAGCTGTTTGCAGTCTTGTGTCCTGAGCACCACTTCCATTTCACAGGACATTACATCCATCGATCACATGGTCTCATAGCTCGGTCCCTTCACATTTTGATTGGATTTCCCCTTACAGACAACACCTACAAATGGCTTATAGATGGAGGACTTGCTATAGACTGCGCTTGTGTAATTACTTTCTTTTAGGATTACAGCCAGCTACCTAAGGCGGACCTCTTTGCTCTTGGCCTCACGATCACCGTGGCAGCTGGAGCCAGCCCCCTTCCCTGTAATGACGATGACTGGCACTACATCAGAAAGGGCAACCTGCCAGAGATCCCTCAGTCTCTGTCTCACGCTTTTCTTGACCTGCTTAAGGTACGACACTTGGTTAAAGGTTATGCAAAGCACAAGGCTTGAACGGAGAGGTGTCCAACTGCAACTCCCTTCTAGCCATGTTCTTCTTGGATGAAGGTGGGGTCTGAGACCTATCAGCAGGACCACCAAGTAATCCCCTTCATTTAGCCCGCACCAGCAATAAGCATTAGACATATCCCTTATTTTTGACACCCTCTCTATCCCCTCCAGCGATTGATTGATCCAGATCCGGCAGCCAGACCCTCGGCAGCAGCACTGGTGAAGCACCCCGTACTGAGGCGATCCCTTGGAAAAGCAGCCCAGCTCCAAAAACAGCTCAACGTAGAAAAATTTAAGACTGCCATGCTAGAGAGGTAGGTGGTAACCTTTCCCCAAAATTTTCtatagttattaaagggattctatcattaaaacctcttttttgttgtggataagacgtcggaatagcctttagaaaggctattcatttcttacctttagatgtgatctccgccacgccgttccttggAAATatcagtttttaccggtatgcaaattagttctcacagcgatgggggcgggccccagcgctgaaaatgcgatgggggcatccccactgctgctcaagaacacgatcctgcaacgcctctatcttcggctggatcctccccttctctgtcgtcttcctcctgcgtcacctccggcgcctgcgcagttggctctgccagtgagacaccagcagagccgagtgaatgctggccggcggccatttttgggaggctgctcctgcattgaactacaagagcaagagctgcctcccaaaaatggccggcatgtgcagtcggctctaaaagtgtctcactggcagagccaactgcgcaggcgtcggaggtgacgcaggacgGTGACCTGCAATCCACAGTGAGCAGAGTTTTGGTGTAGTATGCCAGATGCTGGCTGCAGCGGTCTCTACTTGTTGCTTTACCTTTTGGATGTAActttaaatttttcattttttttttttttttgcagggaacTTAAAGCTGCGAAACAAGCCCAAAATTCTGGAAAGGACGAGTGCATGGACCTTCCCTCCAAATCAGACTTGCTCTGCAAAAGCAGGAAGAGACTAGTGGGGGGCAGAAACACCCGATCCTTAAGCTTCAACTGTGGCGCCTACTAAAAGGTGTAGAACTAGAAGTCCCAGCACTGTTATGGAACTTTGTGTGGACTGTTCACTTTGTCCCTTTGTCCCCCTTCTGGCCTCCTCTGCCCATGTCACTACTGTCTGTCACCATCGCTTCCTCCATCATGTGCACCGCTCTATAGATGTGgcttgaattttttaaaaatattttactatTGAACCTTTAACTGAACCTTTTAAATTATTTTGTataaattttaaataaaattttaattttcacacTCGTTTACCTAAAGTCTAACTGGTAGGGGATTGTTTTTCTGCTGGGACCACCCTCTATACTAGGTTGTCAGAATTGGGCAGCTGGTGCCCTTGCCCGGATCCCTACACTTCTATGGATTCTCCTGGGAGTCTTTGACTAGTTACTTCCTCTGGGAGTTTGAGTGAATTAGACTCCATGGTTGTGATTGGAACCAGCCGGGGTTGCGCCACCTACACCAGTGCATCAGGACATACCTATGCCAGCTGGCTTTAATATAATCTGCCAACCTCATAGTACAGGTAAGTTCCTGTGACAACTGGAGAGGAGGAAGGAGGCGGTGACCTTGGAggttggttctgatcatgtgacttgaTGTTGGAACCAGCCAGGAACCCTTAGGCTCCATAACTAAAAGCCCTGGAAGAAGTAACTACTCAAAGGCTCCTTGGAGAACCCTTTTACAAGCATatatatccacaggataagcGGATACATGCAATCACTGGGACACCGGTCAGGGGCCCCAGCCGTCAGGAGAAAGGTGGAACGGATTGGGGATGTGCATGTTTGACTACCCCTTCTGTAACTCTCATAGGACTGCTGTAGATGACATGGGGTCAGCCCTTGGTTGGCCAACCTATGCCCCCCCACCCCAGGGCACCTGGGTGATTAGGACATGCTGTAAAATCCACTACTTACACTGGTGGAACCTCCTGACTCTACAACGGCCACCCGGCAACTTCCTGTAAGAAGAAATTCGTTACCCAGGGTCAAAACTGTTGACGCCTTCCCATGTACTGTAACCTACCATCAGACAGGGTTCCCATTACAAGAACCATTActaggggttgtccatgattgaGGTTTTTATGGCCTACCCTTGGGATAATCCCTAAATATCTGCTAGTTGGGGGGGGCAGACACCCAACCCTGATCAGCAGCACGGAGCTGCTTGTGGTGTCCATACTGTACAAAACATGGGGCTGGGACCAGTTGGCTTGTGCAGAGGATAggctgttaaaaaaacaaaaccagcaCCCCTTTTAAGCctcccccccatgtgtttgtatGTCCAGCATGTGGTGCAGACATAAATTAATTCCTCCCATGGTCTTGCACTATTGGGTGCACTGGAGGGAGTAGGGCAGTGCACCCAATAGTACAGTGCCGGACCATGGGAGGAATTAACTAGTTCATTGTTCCTTCTGTGTCCTGCTTCCACTTTCTATGAAAGGTGTAGAAACTCCTCACTATGACTGGCGCCTGTTCCTGACTGCGGTAGATTTTCGATCTGGTGAGTGTGCTGGAAATAAAGGGCTGAAGccgcccttcttcttcttcagtgtagctggtgccacaaggcctgggacattaggaggcCTGGCGGGCCCCTGGAGGTAATGGGCCCCATTtccttaccgatcctcgctcatGGCCGCCTCCGCACAAGGTATCCTTGACAAGAGCCGTACAGATAGTGCCCATAATGGTCAACCCCAGGACCTGAGCCTTATACTGAATGCTGGTGATGTAAGTTTGGTTCTGCAGGAGGAAGCAGAAGTGGGGTCATACAGGATACACACAAGTATAGGATATACTTGTAATAGAGTACACCCCATACCTGTCACTATCTCTGCCATCAGATTACCACTATACAAATGCACCGCAGCAGCGCCACCCGGAGGTCACACTATAAACAGTCTATCCCATTGCAACCACATAAAATATGTGATAGCAGCGACACCTAGTGATAGTTTTTGGAATCGCAGCAACGCGAGTGAAGCATACGGGCACAGAAATACCGACAATCCAAAGATTATTAAAACGCGCAATATGACCGATGACAACTCCGACTCCTGCGCGAAGGAAACACCCTGCCAAAAGTGTTTACATCCAAGCAGGAAGTGGAGTTGACGGACCCGCCGGAAGTGAAGTGCCCGCGCCGGAAGTGAGGACGCTGTGTCACAGGACTTGTCTTCCCCCTGCTCTTGGTCACATGTGGAGGAGACACTGACCCTGGAGAAGTGAGTGTGGGCTGGGAATGGGATTATATATCGTATATCACACgtatcctatatactgtacttagactgctgggacttgtagttctgtaTGTGCTTGGTTGGTGTCGGCGGTTCTGGAGCTTTGGTTTGTTGTCACATTGAGTGTTATGAGGTTTCTGGGGATACAGAAGAGCTGGTGTATGCAAGGCATTCCCAGCATCATGTCAGGACTTGGTCATTTAGACTCAGTTCACACATGGCAATCAGACAGTTACCTGCAAAACTGCGTCTAGGCTGCCGGACACCCAcaatgtgtgaactcagccttaacttTGCACAGAAAATGAT includes the following:
- the WEE2 gene encoding wee1-like protein kinase 2 encodes the protein MCTMSHESGVVQKLNFSSGDEEDGVSNEHMKESPCSEGADDHHLIWRTHKSPYPVTPRRDARGLSPLQDASPDSDCSPPAKLYAEEDCLGTPIHYSTWKKLKLCDTPYTPKSLLYKNLPSPRIRVPSRGRRPLRFAAGAGGNLEDPVLVNINPFTPETYRQMQLNANGKRKAEQCSTDPPLKYRERETSGGLPSKRFVLLETNMVSRYKSEFFEIEKIGAGEFGAVYKCVKRLDGCVYAIKRSKRPLAGSMDEQRALREVYAHAVLGLHPHVVRYYSAWAEDDHMVIQNEYCNGGSLQDVIMENMKSGQLVREQELKEILLQVSMGLKYIHSSGLVHMDIKPSNIFICRRLTEVGQEDSDGEDEISSTSVLYKIGDLGHVTSIANPQVEEGDSRFLANEILQEDYSQLPKADLFALGLTITVAAGASPLPCNDDDWHYIRKGNLPEIPQSLSHAFLDLLKRLIDPDPAARPSAAALVKHPVLRRSLGKAAQLQKQLNVEKFKTAMLERELKAAKQAQNSGKDECMDLPSKSDLLCKSRKRLVGGRNTRSLSFNCGAY